GACGCCGCACAGATTGGATATGCCTTTGATAACCTCTTGCGAGTCATTACCCGCGAGCTGCCAGAGGGACAAACGCTTTCCGTGCGCCCCTTAGAAGGAACGGCGGGAGTGACTTTCGAGTTTGGCGGCGCGCGCAACCTCATTGCAGGCAAGCTTGCACAACTCCTCGACCACGCTCCAGCGGATGCAGCATCGTTGCTGCCTTTGGGCCTAGTATTCGCCAAGACGCTCATCGAACGGAACGGAGGCCGCATCCAACTAGATAACCTCCGCGACGTCACCGCGATAAGCGTTTGGCTCCCGAGCCGAGAGGAGATCGCACCGAGAAATGGTAAAACGGCGAGTCTTAATAATTGACGACGAACCTGGCGTCCGCGAATCCCTCCGAATGGTGCTTAAAGAGCGCTTTGAGCCGTTCGCCGTCGCCTCGGGCCAAGACGGGCTTGATCTGCTTAGCAGCCAGCCCGTCGACGTTGTGCTCTTGGACATTCTCATGCCGGGACTGGATGGTCTGGAGGTTCTCGAGCGGATCAAGGAACTGAACCTGCCGGCGCAAGTCGTGATGTTGACCGCCACCAAGACCGTCAAGACCGCGGTAACCGCGATGAAGTTGGGCGCTTTCGACTACGTGACCAAGCCGTTTGACGTTGATGAGTTGCTGCTCATCGTTGATCGGGCGGTCGAGTCAGCGGCGCTGGCACGAGAAGTGGACGCGCTCCGCTCCGAGGTGGGGTTGCGATACAGCTTCGAGAGCATCGTTGGCAATTCCCCGAAACTACAGGCCGTCCTCAAGTCCGTTTCCATGGTGGCACCACTGAAAACCACCGTGCTCATCACCGGGGAGAGTGGTACCGGCAAAGAGCTGATTGCAAAGGCGCTGCACTACCACAGCCCGCGGGCTCACAAGCCCATGATAACGATCAATTGCGCCGCCATTCCGGAAAACCTCTTGGAGAGCGAGCTATTCGGACACGAGCGCGGGGCCTTCACCGATGCCTACGTCAAGAAGGTTGGACAGTTCGAGCTGGCCGATCAAAGCACGTTGTTCTTGGACGAAATTGGCGAGATGAATCCAGCGACTCAGGCCAAGATCCTGCGGGTCCTCGAACAGTCCGAATTCACCCGCATCGGAGGCACTCAGCCCACCCAGGTCGATGTCCGCGTGATCGCGGCGACCAACCGCGATCTGCACCAGGGAATGCGTGATGGTAACTTCCGTCCGGATCTCTACTACCGCTTGAACGTCGTCTCGGTCCACCTCCCCTCCTTGCGCGAGCGACGCGAGGATCTCGTTCCGCTGGTCCATCACTTCCTCACAACAAAATCACAGGGGCTTGGTTTGCCAGAAAAATCCTTCACTGCCGAGTCGCTTGACCTCCTGATGCAATACTCCTGGCCGGGCAACGTCCGAGAACTAGAGAATCTTATCGAACGAGCGATGGTTCTGTCGCAGGGCCTCACCATGACCGCCGACGACCTGCCGCAGTATCTTCGGAACGGGAATGGCCATGAACACCCGGTTCAGCAAAGCGTTCTCCGCGGCGAGACCAGGCTGGCCGAAGCCGTTGATCAATTTGAACAGGAATTGATCCGCAACGCCTTGACGCAAGCACAGAACAATCAAACCCGCGCCGCCGAGATCCTCGGCACCACCCGGCGCATTCTGAAGTATAAAATGGATAAGCTCCGCATCGTCGCTCTGGAGTAGCCTCCCGACTTTGGTGGCAATTCCCCGCCGAGGCGTCCATATTTGTACGCCTCGATCTCACTTCAAACCCACAGTGGTGACCGCCCCGCAAATCTTTCCGAACCCAGAATGCGCTTTAAAACCTAGGCTCTAGGCTTCGGAGCTAGAACACCACTTCACCTTGCAGTCTGGTTGGCACTTCCCGTGCTACCTGCTGAGCCGCACCGATCTGGCACATGCTGCTCCGCGAGGTAAAGTTCTATGGGTGAAGAAAGAGCATCCCTTCTGATCGTCGATGACGAGCGGGGCCCGGCCGAGTCCCTGCGTATGATTTTCAAGCCATCGTATGATGTCTTCACGGCGAGTGGCGGCCAGCAGGCGCTCGATATTCTGCATTCGACGCCGATCGACGTTGTGACCTTGGACCTCCGCATGCCGGCAATGTCCGGAGTCGAGGTCATGGAGCGGATCAAGGAATTCGATCCCGACGTCGAGGTCATCGTGGTGACCGGCTACAGTTCGCTCGACTCCGCGATCCGAGGACTTCGACACGGAGTATTCGACTACATCTCAAAACCATTCGACGTACCGCAAATCTCCGATCTCGTGCGCCGGGCGTTGGCACGCCGGCGTGCCAACCTGCGTGCCCGCCGTGCCAAAGAAGACTTTCTGGCAAATCTGTCACACGAGTTGCGCACCCCGCTGAGTGCCATCATTGGCTACAGCTCCATTCTGACCGAGGAACTGGAGAGGGTAGTCGACCCGGATCAACGCGCCGCACTCGACCGGATCCAGGCCAACTCTTACGACCTCCTCAACCTCGTCGAGGGCGTACTCCTGCTGAACGCCCTCGATGCCGGTGAAATCACCCTCAACATCGAAGCCTTCGACGTCGGCGATATGGCCAGGCGCGCTATCGAAAAATTTCAGGCGTCGGCGAATGAGAAAAGATTGTCGATGCATCTGGAAAACGACGCCACGGACTTCATGACTGTTACCGACGAGGGAAAGCTTGAACGGATCGTGTGCGCCCTGCTCGACAACGCCGTCAAGTTCACCCAGGCCGGCACGGTTTCGGTCGCCATCCGCCGTGCAACGCAACCTGCCGCACTCGAAATTGAGATCGCTGACACCGGACTCGGCATGGAGCACGAGACAATCGCCCAAGCCCTCGAAGGGCTCACCCAGGGAGACTCCTCTCCGCGGCGGCGCTTTCGGGGTCTCGGGTTGGGCCTGCGGATGGCAACTCGCTTGATCGACCTCTTGGGCGGGAGCCTACAGATCCGCAGCGAGCTGGGACACGGCACGCACGTCACTATCACGATCCCTTCGCGCCAGAACGCGTTGAGCCGGTCCCTCCACTGATGAGCTTCTGGGACAACACACTCTTGGTCGGTTGCCGTGACTGCGGGGTACTGGTACTGCACCCAGCAACGTGCCACACAACCACCCCACCGGATGAGGCATCAGAAGAATTCATCGCCGCCTTCTGGAGGTTCGTTGCCGACCATCAATCACACGCGATCACATGGCTGCAACGACACGGCACCGAGGTCGCTTCCGACCGCGCCCTGTGGGATCCGATGGCGACGATTACTTTCGAAGCGACAGACGGGCATCAGGTATATCTCGTGAATGGAGGTCGGGCCGCAGTCGAAGAGCCGCGCATTTACCGCTTCGCCCCCGGCACGCTCGACGTGACCAATTCGGAAATCCTCATCGACGACCGCGACCTGCGGCGGGGCCTGGACGTGACCTTCTACCCTCACGCGCTCCGCCTGACGAAACTGGACCGCTTCGTTTCGGTGGTCCGCGACGTCGTCAGCCATCTCAACCCGGACGCGCTGACCGTTGCCTTCGATGATGCCGAGGACCCCGCCGTCAGCGTCGCACGCATGCCCGACGAGACCTATCAGGAACTCCTGGCACGTTGCGCCGAAATCTTCGACCCGTCGGAGTTCGACACCCTGACCAAGTTCCTCCAGAGCAACCGCTATGAAGACGGGCTGCTGGCTTTGCGCGTGCGCCGCGAGTACAGAGCATTGCCCGCATAGCGGCCCCGCCCAACTTCTCGCCTCAGCGTAGCTTGACTGACGGGAAGCCCTCTACTACAGAACTAGTGTTTGTGGTAGCTACGCCTCATGTCGAGCATCGTCGATGCCGCTGCGGTTCCGGGCCGCCTATGCCATACCCGTGCCGTGGTACGTGCCCCGCTCGAGCGGGCTTTGGACGGCCTGGCCATCAACGATGCCGATGCGCACGCATTGATCGCGGCCGACGCTCCCGATGAACTCAGCGCCATCCTCGCGGTCGCGGGACACGTGCGTACGCGCACGAAGGGAACCGTCGTCACCTATTCCCCCAAGGTATTTCTACCGGTCACCAACCTCTGCCGCGATCGGTGCTCGTACTGCACGTTCCGCAGCGATCCCGGCGACGCGCATGCGTGGACGATGCGCCCGGAGGAAATCCGCACCGACTGCCGCGCCGGACGTCTTCTCGGCTGCATCGAGGCGCTCATGTGCCTCGGAGACAAGCCGGAACTGGCGTTTCGTTCGTACCGCGCCACATTGCACGGGCTCGGACACACCAGTACTATCGGCTACGTGCATCAGGCCTGCGAGATCGCCTTGGAGGAGGGCTTGCTGCCTCACACCAACGCCGGGGTGATGAGTCGCGAGGAGATGGCTGCGCTCAAGCCCGTCAATGTCAGTATGGGGCTGATGTTGGAGAATGTCAGCCCGCGGCTGCGATGCAAGGGTGAAGCACACTACTATGCGCCGGACAAGGATCCGGAACGGCGCCTGAAGATGTTGCAGGAAGCCGGCGATCTCGGCATTCCCTTCACCACGGGCATCCTGCTGGGCATCGGTGAAACCCGCGCCGAGCGCGTCGCCAGTCTCGCCGCCATCCGTGACTTGGATCGGACCTACGGGCACATCCAAGAAGTGATCATCCAGAACTTCCGCGCCAAGCCCACAACGGTGATGGCGGCGCACCCGGAACCCGAAACCGTCGACATCGCCCTGACCATCGCCGTCGCACGACTGATGCTGCCTGACATGAACATTCAGGCCCCCCCTAACCTCAGCCCATACGATCACCGCTTGTTTCTCGCCGCGGGCATCAACGACTGGGGTGGCATCTCCCCACTGACCCCTGACTACGTGAACCCCGAGGCACCCTGGCCACACATCACCACGCTCGCGGAGACCTGCCGTACCGAGGGCTTTCTGCTGCGGCCACGCCTGCCGCTGTATGCGGAGTACCTCGACCGCCCAGGCTTCCTCGAACCTGCCTTGCGCCCTATCGTGGCACAGCGCGCCAACGAGAGAGGAGTACCGTCATGTTGATGAATCAACTCCGAGAGCTGGTGCACGACACACGACCGCTCGAAGCCGTCATTGCCGCCGCCCAGCCACGGATCGCCGGGATTCTGGAACGGTCCCTCGCGCGCATGGAACTCGACTTCGACGACGGCCTCGCGCTCCTCCATGCGCAGGGCCCCGACCTGCTCGCCCTGATTCGCACGGCTGATTTCGTACGGTCGGCAGACGTGGGTCCCGTCGTCACCTACATCGTCAACCGCAACATCAACTTCACCAACGTGTGTTTCGTCGGCTGCCAGTTCTGCGCCTTCGCGCGCCACCGGAAAGATACCGACGCGCGCACCGACGATACCGAACAGGTGTTGTCCAAAGTCCAGGAAGCCGTCGATCGCGGCGCCACCGAGATTTGCATGCAGGGGGGTATCAACCCCGAGATGGAGGCGTTTCAATACCGCGACTTGCTTCTGGCGATAAAGGCCCGCTTCCCCGCGATCCACATGCACGCTTTCTCGCCGATGGAAATCATGTACGGTGCGCGCCGCACCGGCATGAACTATCGCGACTACATCACCATGCTGAAAGATGCCGGGCTCGGAACCATTCCCGGCACGGCGGCCGAGATACTCGATGATCAGGTGCGCGAGGTCCTCAGCCACAAGAAGGTCGATGTCCGGACCTGGGTTGAAATCATCACGACGGCACACCGTGTCGGCGTGCCGACCACGGCCACCTTGATGTATGGGCATATCGAGAAACCGGAGCACATTGTCCGCCATGTCGAGCTGTTGCGTTCCATCCAGAAGGATACGGGTGGTTTCACCGAATTCGTGCCGCTCCGATTCATCCATACCTACACCGCGCTGTATCAGAGGGGTCTGGTCGACCCGCCGCCGAAAGGCGCGGTCGACATGCGCCTGTACGCTTTCGCACGCTTGATGCTGCGCGGAGCGATCGACAACTTGCAAACATCATGGGTAAAACTCGGAACCGAGCTCGCACAAATGAGCCTGAAGGCAGGCTGCAACGATTTCGGCGGCACGCTGATGGAAGAGCAGATCTCCAAGTCCGCTGGAGCGGATGCCGGCGAGTATCTGCCTGCCGAGAGCATCCGCACACTCATCGAGACGGCCGGACGCACGCCGGAGGAGCGCACGACAACGTATGGCAGGGTCTCCGCAAACACGGCGCACGGAACGAGTGACAGTGCTGGCTGGAGGGGTGGGCGCGGCGCGCTTCTTGCGGGGCCTCAGCTCGCTTCTTGATCCACGTAGCCTCACCGTCATCGTCAACACCGGGGACGATGAGAGCTTCTTTGGGCTCCACGTTTCGCCGGACATCGACACCGTGATCTACACGCTCGCCGGCGCCATCAACCCGCTACCCGGCTGGGGGATCAGGAATGACACCTTTTCCTGCCTGGGCGCCCTGAATCGCTTCTACGACGAGACCTGGTTCCAACTCGGTGATAGAGACTTGGCGACGCACATTTTTCGCACCGACGCGCTGCGCCGGGGAAAGACACTGACGGAGGCCACTGCCACGATAGCCAAGGCCTACGGCATCCGTGCCACCGTGATGCCGATGACCGATGCGCTCGTTCGTACCTTCGTCGACGTGGCCCACCGCGGCCCCCTGCCCTTCCAACGCTACCTCGTGCACGGAGGCGGACGTGGACAAGTGCAACGGATCACCTTGCGCGGCGCATCCCAAGCGCATCCCACCCGTGGTGCGCTGGCCGCGGTCCGGCGATCCACCTTCGTCATCATTCCGCCAAGCAATCCGCTTGTCAGCATCGGTCCGATCATCGCGCTGCGCGGGATGCGCCAAGCGTTACGCACCATGCGAGCCCGCGTAGCGGCGGTCAGCCCCATCATCGCTGGCGCCCCGGTCAAGGGACCGTTGCATCACATGCTGAAGGGTCTTGGATACGAGGTCTCTCCCGTAGGGGTGGCCCGGCTGTACCGTGGCCTTGCCGACGTGTTCGTCGTCGACCGGCGCGACGCCGCTCTCGCACCCCGCATTGCGGAGTTGGGGATGCGTCCGGTAATCACAGACACGCTCATGACCGGTACCCCCGCGTCGCGTCGTCTGGCCGCAACCGTATTGTCCGAACTCCGGCGATGACCATCTCCATCACGGCAATCAAGGGCATCCCCACCGTCAAACCTGGCGATGATCTCGCCGCCATGATCTTGGGAGCACTGGAGGCTGCCGGACTGAAGCTCCACACCGGCGATGTCATGGTAGTCTGCCAAAAGGTGGTGTCGAAGGCCGAGGGCAGAATCGTCCAGCTCAACCAGATCACACCGTCATCCTTCGCCAAGCAACTCGCTGCCGAAACGACGGACAAAGATCCACGCGTCGTCGAGGTGGTGCTGCGTGAGACCAAGCGCATCGTCAAAATGGACCGCGGCCACCTGATCACCGAAACTGGTCCCGGCTGGATATGCGCCAATGCCGGAGTCGACGAGTCGAACGGTCTCGGTCCGGAGAGCGTGGTCCTCCTGCCTGTGGACCCTGATGCCTCCGCCCGTCACTTGCGAGCCGCCTTCCGGGAACGCACGCGAGCTGATGTTGCAGTCGTAATCACCGACACCTTCGGCCGGCCCTGGCGAGAAGGGCTCGTCGATTTCGCCCTCGGCCTCGCCGGCATGGAGGCCCTGTTGGACTTGCGCGGCCAGCACGACCTCAACGGTCGCGAGTTGCACCACACGGTGATGGCCCAGGCCGACGCCTTGGCTGCCGGAGCCGGACTGGTGATGCGCAAAGGCGACGGGATCCCTGCGGCGCTGGTACGTGGTTACGACTTCATCCCGGCGGAAGGCGACGCCAAGCGCCTCATCCGCGCCCGCGAGTTCGACTTGTTTCGCTAGGTCTGGTTCCGGCTCGCGCGATGGCGACCCCACTTCCACTTCTCCTCGATACCGACGTCGGCACCGACGTTGACGACGCCATTGGCATCGGTTTCTTGCTCGCCTCGCCCGAAATCGATCTCCGGGCAATCACTACCGTGTCAGGCGACGTGTCCCTCCGCGGCAGAATCGCCAAGAAGCTCCTCACCCTGGCGCGCCGTTCGGCCGTGCCGGTGGCTGCCGGCATCCGCGACCCGATCTTGCGGCAGCGGCGTTTTCTCTGGCTGGGACATGAGGGGCAACGCATCGTCGCGCCCGAAGAGACCCTCCAACTCGCTCCGGCACACGCCGTGGACCTGCTCATTGAAACGCTGTTGCGGGAGCCGATGCAGGTGGCGGCGATCGGACCGCTCTCGAACCTCGCCGTCGCCATCATGAAAGAGCCCGCGGTCATCACCTCCATCCGGCACCTGACCATCATGGGTGGTTCTCTCGGACACCACCCGCAGGTTCCGTTACTCGAGTACAACCTCGCCAGCGATCCTGAGGCCGCGCTGGTCGTCCTGAACCTCGGTATTTCCACCACCCTGGTGCCGCTGGACGTCACGTGGAAAGTATTCTTCACCACCGGACACCTCGACCGCCTCCGCCGCGCAGGCTCGGCGTTCGTACAGACCCTGTGTGACGCAATTGAGGTGTGGGCGCCGATACAGCGCGCCTTCTCCGAATCGGCACCGACATTCCAGCGCGACGCCGTCGCCTTTCTGCACGATCCGCTCACGCTCGCCATTCTCGTCGACCGGTCCTTGGTGACCTTCGAGCGCCTCCGGCTCCGGCCTGCGATTGTCGATGGCATCTTCCGCCTGATCGAGGAACACTCCGCGCCCGAGTTCGAGGTCGCCGTGACGGTGGACGCCCCTCGATGTGTGGAGTTCCTGGTGCAGCGGCTGCTGCAGCTCCCATAAGTCGCGAGATTCTCCCTTTCACCGCGGGCGCCTGCGCCAACGTACTTCCCCCGGGCATCTTGAGCCCGCCGCTTCCCTGCTGTAAGAGCCTGCAGAGGGCAGATGATATGAGCCGCTACTTCGATGACTTCACCGTTGGCGAGGTGATCAAGCACTGGCCGGGGCGCACCATCCGCGATTTCGACGACACCTGGTTCACGCTCATGACCATGAACACCAACCCCATCCACTTCGACGACCACTATGCCAGCCAATCACAGCACGGGAAGTGCCTAGTCAACGGCATCCTGGTGTTCGCCATCGCCGTCGGCATGAGCGTCAAGGACATCAGCCAAAACGCCATCGCCAATTTGGAATACGAGAACATCCGCCACCTGGGGCCCACTTTCCATGGCGACACGATCTACGCCGAGACCGAGATCCTTGAAAAGGCGGAATCAAAGAGCAAGCCCGATCGTGGCGTCCTCTACGTCGAGACCCGCGCCTGGAATCAACACGATGCGCGCGTGCTGTCGCTGCGCCGCCGCGTCCTGATCCCCAAACGGGGACACTGATCATCTGCCGCGACCGTAGATCTGCCCGTTTTCCCAGCGGAGCTTAAATCGAGGGCAGCACAAACCCAAGCCCTGGTCACATTTCTCCCGTATCGACTCCTTTTGTAGCTGAAGTCGGCGGATACCGCACTGGTATGCGCGTTGCTGAGGCGTGCTCGGAACAACTTGTGAACTTCCGCCGAATAGGTTTCCGGTGGAGAGACGAAAAGGAGGGAGAATCATGTGGGGGAAAAAGCTTGGCTGGTTGTTGACGGTGGCGCTCTCGCTGGGAATGCTACCGCAAATAGGGCGAGCGGACGAGCCGAAGACGCTCGAAGAGCGTGTGCAGGAAATCGAGCAGAAGGTTGACCAGTCGAATTTGGCGGCGACGTTGGGGGTAAGCATCCATGGCTTGGTGGCGGTCGACTATCTCTACAATATCAACCGGCCGGCGGGCGGCGCAATTCCGTTTTTGCGCTCGTTTGAAGACAAGAACAACAGCTTCGTGCTGAACCTCGCCAATCTGCACTTCGAGCGCGCTTCGAAGGATGGCCTCGGCTTCGTTTCCGATGTCGATTTCGGAGAGACCGCGAATGTCGTGAACAACAGCACCTATTTCGGCAAGGGCTTCGACGGCAACGGCAATCCGAATCTCGGCAACGGCACGAATTTCTTCGATGTCCGCCAGTTCTACCTCACGTACACCGTCCCCGTCGGCTCCGGCATCAAGCTGCAAGCCGGGCGCTTCGTCACGCTGCACGGCGCCGAAGTGATCAAGAGTTACAACAACCTCAACTACAACATCACCAACTCGCTCTTGTTCGGCTTCGCGATTCCGTTCACTCACACCGGCATCATGGGCTCGTACGCCTTCAACGACCAGCTCAGCATGAGTCTGGGCTTGGTCAACGGCTGGGACAACGTTGTCGACAACAACGACGGGAAGAGCGTGCACGGCATGTTCACCTACGCGCCGAGTCCCAAGTTCAGCATCGCCATCTCGGGCACCTACGGGCCGGAGCAATCGACGCACACGCCCACGAATCCAAACAACCTCGACCCGGGTACCCGCGATCCGCTGCCGT
This window of the Candidatus Binatia bacterium genome carries:
- a CDS encoding sigma-54 dependent transcriptional regulator, with translation MVLKERFEPFAVASGQDGLDLLSSQPVDVVLLDILMPGLDGLEVLERIKELNLPAQVVMLTATKTVKTAVTAMKLGAFDYVTKPFDVDELLLIVDRAVESAALAREVDALRSEVGLRYSFESIVGNSPKLQAVLKSVSMVAPLKTTVLITGESGTGKELIAKALHYHSPRAHKPMITINCAAIPENLLESELFGHERGAFTDAYVKKVGQFELADQSTLFLDEIGEMNPATQAKILRVLEQSEFTRIGGTQPTQVDVRVIAATNRDLHQGMRDGNFRPDLYYRLNVVSVHLPSLRERREDLVPLVHHFLTTKSQGLGLPEKSFTAESLDLLMQYSWPGNVRELENLIERAMVLSQGLTMTADDLPQYLRNGNGHEHPVQQSVLRGETRLAEAVDQFEQELIRNALTQAQNNQTRAAEILGTTRRILKYKMDKLRIVALE
- a CDS encoding hybrid sensor histidine kinase/response regulator, with amino-acid sequence MGEERASLLIVDDERGPAESLRMIFKPSYDVFTASGGQQALDILHSTPIDVVTLDLRMPAMSGVEVMERIKEFDPDVEVIVVTGYSSLDSAIRGLRHGVFDYISKPFDVPQISDLVRRALARRRANLRARRAKEDFLANLSHELRTPLSAIIGYSSILTEELERVVDPDQRAALDRIQANSYDLLNLVEGVLLLNALDAGEITLNIEAFDVGDMARRAIEKFQASANEKRLSMHLENDATDFMTVTDEGKLERIVCALLDNAVKFTQAGTVSVAIRRATQPAALEIEIADTGLGMEHETIAQALEGLTQGDSSPRRRFRGLGLGLRMATRLIDLLGGSLQIRSELGHGTHVTITIPSRQNALSRSLH
- the cofG gene encoding 7,8-didemethyl-8-hydroxy-5-deazariboflavin synthase CofG, giving the protein MSSIVDAAAVPGRLCHTRAVVRAPLERALDGLAINDADAHALIAADAPDELSAILAVAGHVRTRTKGTVVTYSPKVFLPVTNLCRDRCSYCTFRSDPGDAHAWTMRPEEIRTDCRAGRLLGCIEALMCLGDKPELAFRSYRATLHGLGHTSTIGYVHQACEIALEEGLLPHTNAGVMSREEMAALKPVNVSMGLMLENVSPRLRCKGEAHYYAPDKDPERRLKMLQEAGDLGIPFTTGILLGIGETRAERVASLAAIRDLDRTYGHIQEVIIQNFRAKPTTVMAAHPEPETVDIALTIAVARLMLPDMNIQAPPNLSPYDHRLFLAAGINDWGGISPLTPDYVNPEAPWPHITTLAETCRTEGFLLRPRLPLYAEYLDRPGFLEPALRPIVAQRANERGVPSC
- the cofH gene encoding 5-amino-6-(D-ribitylamino)uracil--L-tyrosine 4-hydroxyphenyl transferase CofH, yielding MLMNQLRELVHDTRPLEAVIAAAQPRIAGILERSLARMELDFDDGLALLHAQGPDLLALIRTADFVRSADVGPVVTYIVNRNINFTNVCFVGCQFCAFARHRKDTDARTDDTEQVLSKVQEAVDRGATEICMQGGINPEMEAFQYRDLLLAIKARFPAIHMHAFSPMEIMYGARRTGMNYRDYITMLKDAGLGTIPGTAAEILDDQVREVLSHKKVDVRTWVEIITTAHRVGVPTTATLMYGHIEKPEHIVRHVELLRSIQKDTGGFTEFVPLRFIHTYTALYQRGLVDPPPKGAVDMRLYAFARLMLRGAIDNLQTSWVKLGTELAQMSLKAGCNDFGGTLMEEQISKSAGADAGEYLPAESIRTLIETAGRTPEERTTTYGRVSANTAHGTSDSAGWRGGRGALLAGPQLAS
- the cofD gene encoding 2-phospho-L-lactate transferase: MLAGGVGAARFLRGLSSLLDPRSLTVIVNTGDDESFFGLHVSPDIDTVIYTLAGAINPLPGWGIRNDTFSCLGALNRFYDETWFQLGDRDLATHIFRTDALRRGKTLTEATATIAKAYGIRATVMPMTDALVRTFVDVAHRGPLPFQRYLVHGGGRGQVQRITLRGASQAHPTRGALAAVRRSTFVIIPPSNPLVSIGPIIALRGMRQALRTMRARVAAVSPIIAGAPVKGPLHHMLKGLGYEVSPVGVARLYRGLADVFVVDRRDAALAPRIAELGMRPVITDTLMTGTPASRRLAATVLSELRR
- the cofE gene encoding coenzyme F420-0:L-glutamate ligase, with product MTISITAIKGIPTVKPGDDLAAMILGALEAAGLKLHTGDVMVVCQKVVSKAEGRIVQLNQITPSSFAKQLAAETTDKDPRVVEVVLRETKRIVKMDRGHLITETGPGWICANAGVDESNGLGPESVVLLPVDPDASARHLRAAFRERTRADVAVVITDTFGRPWREGLVDFALGLAGMEALLDLRGQHDLNGRELHHTVMAQADALAAGAGLVMRKGDGIPAALVRGYDFIPAEGDAKRLIRAREFDLFR
- a CDS encoding nucleoside hydrolase, with the translated sequence MATPLPLLLDTDVGTDVDDAIGIGFLLASPEIDLRAITTVSGDVSLRGRIAKKLLTLARRSAVPVAAGIRDPILRQRRFLWLGHEGQRIVAPEETLQLAPAHAVDLLIETLLREPMQVAAIGPLSNLAVAIMKEPAVITSIRHLTIMGGSLGHHPQVPLLEYNLASDPEAALVVLNLGISTTLVPLDVTWKVFFTTGHLDRLRRAGSAFVQTLCDAIEVWAPIQRAFSESAPTFQRDAVAFLHDPLTLAILVDRSLVTFERLRLRPAIVDGIFRLIEEHSAPEFEVAVTVDAPRCVEFLVQRLLQLP
- a CDS encoding MaoC family dehydratase gives rise to the protein MCGVPGAAAAAAPISREILPFTAGACANVLPPGILSPPLPCCKSLQRADDMSRYFDDFTVGEVIKHWPGRTIRDFDDTWFTLMTMNTNPIHFDDHYASQSQHGKCLVNGILVFAIAVGMSVKDISQNAIANLEYENIRHLGPTFHGDTIYAETEILEKAESKSKPDRGVLYVETRAWNQHDARVLSLRRRVLIPKRGH
- a CDS encoding porin, with the translated sequence MWGKKLGWLLTVALSLGMLPQIGRADEPKTLEERVQEIEQKVDQSNLAATLGVSIHGLVAVDYLYNINRPAGGAIPFLRSFEDKNNSFVLNLANLHFERASKDGLGFVSDVDFGETANVVNNSTYFGKGFDGNGNPNLGNGTNFFDVRQFYLTYTVPVGSGIKLQAGRFVTLHGAEVIKSYNNLNYNITNSLLFGFAIPFTHTGIMGSYAFNDQLSMSLGLVNGWDNVVDNNDGKSVHGMFTYAPSPKFSIAISGTYGPEQSTHTPTNPNNLDPGTRDPLPFVDSHGNPLVVHAARSKRLMVTTLITVKPTDQLTLILDHNYGNESDVVPRNGMLHTAQWHGAAGYIIYAFTDNLSGTLRAEIFDDMDGMRTLAAGVNGFGAGDQANYWEFTPTVSYKIVDGLFWRNEYRHDESDSKKVFPLKSGFARGQDTLATELVYTF